DNA sequence from the Myxocyprinus asiaticus isolate MX2 ecotype Aquarium Trade chromosome 3, UBuf_Myxa_2, whole genome shotgun sequence genome:
CAACACAGAAATTCTTTCAGAAGTGGCCATCGAAACATGACTTAGGCTACCTTGCGTGTTTTACAGCTGGTTGTAGCAACTAAAAACACTTCCTTTCAAAAAGAATGCAAATTCAGGTCTATTGATTTATCATTAAGGGCTATTTAGCTTCATTTAGCTGGTTTTGTTGGCTTGAAATTAAGCTtggtcaggtaaaaaaaaaaaaaaaaaaaaagtggatatGTGGAGGATTATGCTGACCAGCTGTCCAAGCGTTCAGTCTGACTCGCCCGGTCACCAGCTGCTGTCTTTTGGCCAAAGACTGCTAGGAAAGCTAAACGAAATTTGACCAGAATACTACCTTTTACGGTCGCTTTATTAGGGTAAAAGCCGCTTGTTTGGTTGCCCGTAACATTTTGATTGGTCTCTTCTAGTGAAACGCCTATTATGGTTGGTCAATTAAACCCACACAACAAACCAGTTAGCAGATAGGCTCATTTCAACTTGTGTAAGCTGTTCGTTACGAAGCTCACGTGACGCTTTAAATATACATAGACGTCACAAGGTTTTGATTAGcagtaatttgtttattttaatataaaatgccAAACTTAAATGTGTGTTACATCTTGTGTAAAatgaaaatagcaaaaaaaaaaaaaagtgccacaATATGGATTGCCTACCCACCAAAATAGCCCACTTTTTTTGTCTTGCTTCGTGCTTTTATTCACCTGCACTACAGACTACTGGTAATATGATACCTTGTTGCAGCTACGCTTTGAATtctaaaaaaatcacattcatgTGTGTGGGTAAACTTTTTGCATCGACCATTTTCTGAAGCCCATTTTAAGGAGGCTATCATACATTCACATCCGATGATATTAAAGAATAAATCGCTAGCGTTGTATGCGTCTTAACagtctttatttatttgaaaaaaaaatattttggcgcATTTTGAAGTTGTAAACTACCCATAATCACAACACAATTTCCACAAAGACGGTTTCAACATCTGAACAGGTTGCAGTGCCTTGAATTTGCTCTCATCTGTGCATTAGGAAAACTGTCATACTTGAGTAGCTactaatagcctaataataataatgctcagCACTATGACCACAATCACAATAATCtgacaaattacatttataacaacaacgcattattattttattattgttatattcttcagatgctttttttttatcatagttTAATAAGTTATATCATTCCGCTGAAATTGCTTTGTCTTCTGTTGATATCTGTAATGTCTATTTTGATGTGCTTGCGTCatattttttgtgcaaataaacCATCACGCCATTTCTGAGGGGGAAAGCATCATCATAATGTTTTATAGCCTAGCCTGTCTCacgagggttttttttttttttttttttttttaaatcctcgtctcaaaaaaaaaaataaataaataaaaaaatcactttttcagcattttaaagtttaataaataattaagatTCAACTTTTGGTCAGAGTCATTTGGAAAGTCTGTTATTGCGCGTCAAGTTTTTGTTTCATTGGCACGTCCAAGCGCAACCCTGTTGTTCCTGAGTTTGGAGCTGTGACAGGTTGGATGAGTTCATCGCGGCGTGTGTCGAGGTATCACTCCAGAGAGAGATGCTGGATCCCCGCCGCCCTGAAGACCGTGCAGGAGGATTCTCGGTACTAGAGGCCGTTGAACGGGTGGCGGAGGCGCGGATGGTCCTCGGTATAGATATAGCCCCGGTCCCGGTTCGAAGTTGGAGACCAAACTTTGAGGGTAAAAATAGGGTGAAGGAAACATTCTCTGAAGAGCCGAGTAATTTCCTGCTTCAGCGAGGAGCTCGAGTCCAACTGCGGTCTGCCGCTTCCACTTAgttctgtatttaaaaaaaaaacacaaaataatgttGAGCTGGAGTCCTttgagtaacactttacaaaaacagATTCCACATATTCCAGGACCAGGAGAAAAGTTTTATGTAGTCAAtgtgaaaaaagtaaataaatgttttgccgTTTATGtgattgaaggaatattccgggtttaatacaagttaagctcaatcgacagcatttttggcataatattgattaccacaaaaataattttcacttgcccttcctttaaaaaaaaaaaaaaaaaaaaaaaaaaaagaagctaaaatctgggttctagtgagacacttacaatggaagtgaatggggccaatctgtaaacgttcaaatactcactatttcaaaatatTATAGCCActagacaaacaatatgtgtgctaacatgattttagtgtgataaaatcgcttactaacattttaGTAAGcgattatagccaattttacaactttgccatgatgatgaaatgtcaacaaaccttaaaacccaataacgactgtaaaaaatgatgacttaaacaactttacagctcaaatagcaTATGAGATTTAACAAGAATTAAAGTGATgttagaaaattataagcttcacatttctgccttttaaaccctccaaaaattggccccattcacttccattgtaagtgccccactgtgaCCTCgaattgtgctttttttataggaggaacgagtcaaaattatttttgtggtaatcaacattatggcacaaatgctgtcgattgagcttaacttgtattgaacctggaatattcctttaacccgtGTAATGTCCTGTTGAACACTCATCCGTCAAATTGTCACTCAGCTGAGAGCCATTTCAGGTAAATAATTCATCATTTAGGCAATTGTTTAATTACTACTCGGAAACTAAATTATTGATGcaccatgcatttatttattatttataactaAATGTGTTAAgctcttgtgtgtgttttgtcgtGTATGCACAACTTTTTCCACTGgaggtttaatttttttcagtttaataACGACAAAACAATCGCTACAAGCAGTTCTTTTGCAGACTTGTAGCCTACAGCATAATATTTCTGAGATGTTTCCGAATGTAAAAACCTTTCAGAAAGAATTCATAAAGCCTAAATGATTGTCTCTGCCCCAGTAGCCCACATAATGGTTGCTCGTCAGTTCCcttaaaactttattattataaagtgtGTCACAAATATCTTACATTTCACCATACATTTTAGCGTCTTACCTGCGGTTTTGGTACCATGTTTTGACTTGTGTGTCAGATAGATTTAGAGACGCTGCCAGCTCCATCCTGTCCTGCACACTCAGGTACTTCTGACGCTCGAAGCTGCGCTCGAGCTGCGCCAGCTGGTGATCAGAGAACGCAGTGCGGGCTTTGCGTGGCTTCTTCAGCCGGGAGCTTGGGCTGTCCCTACTGCTGGAGATTTCTCGATCAGCTTCGTCTCTCACTGAAAAGAACGTGCACATATACATGTAAATAGGTgtactttaatttattttttcactagagtgccatttacatttttgtctcaCTCACTATGTTTTCTACGCTTTAAATCTATTAgctttaaatcaattttaaagcAATTCTTATGTCAATTTCGAAGAACATTTGCTTTGTTATgggttaatttgattaattttaaaatggcaaTGTTTAAGACAGATGTTTCAACATCAACATTTAACACTTTTTGCTAATCTTTTGTAGTAGGCTTATgttgcataaaaaataaacaaaggcaaGCTGTCATGAAGAGACGGCTTTTGAAACCACTTTTGGTTTcttctgctttttttattttattttttattatcattatattttaaacagtattaccCCGCGACAACTGTGCGCACACAGACCCTTGCAGTTGGGTGAACTTCTGTCATCATATTAATTACATTTGATATAGATGATTATTTGAGTTTGTGAAACTATTTTACATTTTGAGCTTCCTTTAATGAGGTCCAAAACAGAGATTAATTCtcaaaaaaatgataatttttcgattgaaaaaacaaaaacaatcatttGTCCATCAATTAGATTGATTGAATCAGTTATAGGAACGACGATAACGAATGTAAAACGATGAGAATTCAAATATAGGCTACcctaaaaaaagaattatttttgATACATATTTTGTTTGTTGTGAGCAAggtatcctcttttttttttttttttgtgagcttGCGAAAAACCTCGGCTTTCAGTCTGATCCtatattttagattattttattttaaacagcaaAATAATTTAAACCATCCTCCATACTGAGTGTTTCAAATCAGAACAATGCAGAAAGCATTATAAGTGTTACCTTTTCAgcctttacatttttaatgaactAAATAGGCTATTTATGAACAGAAATTAGTTTGTATATTGATGATAATATTGTCAAAAGCAACTGATTcaatatttgtttataaaatgcaaCCTACATATAAAAACAAGGTCTTGTGTGTCTCACCTCTGTATTCACTGTCCGAGGACGAATTGCTGTGAAGTTTATCCATGCAGTCTTCAGGATCTTGGGCTGACTGTCCATGACTGGAATAAGGAGCACATGCTGCCAGGGGTTTGCAGTCCGCTAGTATGTCTCTGATCAAGAACGAGGACGTTACTGTTCTTGGCTGCTGGGATATTTGTAAAGGAGAGTCCAGTCCGAGTGTGCGCGCGTGTCTTTGCACCGCGTCTTCCACAGAGTTCCGTCTCGGCGAGGGAGGCGACGAGCAGTCGCTGTCCGAGTCCGACCGCGGGCTCAACTCCGCCGGAGACCTGCATTCTCTCTTTGAAACACACGGACTGTTAGGTCTGTGAGAAAGTATGGACTCGATCCCAAAGCTTGACCCGTTTGTTGATACATCCATCGTGTCTAATCAAAATCAAATGTGCATTTGTCCTTTCTGACACAGGTGTGCTTTTGGTAATAAAGCCCAGAAAATCTGCAGAATCAGATCATCATTCTGGGCGTTTTTCTCAGATCTCAAAAACTCACCCAAACTCCTTTTGATCCTGTCCCAGCAAGAAGGCACAAAGTCCACTAtcttaatgactttttttttttttttttttttttttttttttttttaccagatccTTCTCTTCAGTTGTTGATTGCAGCTCAGATTTGTTTGTTCTCAAAGTGAAGCGCAAAAGTCCAATCCGTAATACGCACAGGTCAGTTTCAGCACCAAGGACAGGTACAACTATTCACCAGGGCACAAGACCAGCACtcattctaaaaatattcattagcTTAAAAATATACAGCTCTTCTGGCGTTTCTAGGAATATAACTATTGCTATAACTATACAGTAACCCCCCAAATCCTCGTAGTGACCCAAAGCTGACGCTGATGTATAAAGCTCTGTTCCAGATCTTCGAGGACTAAACCTGTGTAACAGAGTAGGCTATAAACACAAGCAGTGATCTCCCCGACCTGAAACTGACACCCCCAAGGAAACAACCAATACCAGAGGAGGAACACGCTTTTAAAGGTGTCCGTTCCGCGTTTGTCCTGAGCACCACATGTTATTGGTTAAAAGGTGTTTTTTAGGGGGTGGGGGTGATGATGATCACGTAAGAGTTGTGGGAGGGGAAGTAACATAATCACCCTCCCTTTTACCTTTTACCCTAAATAAATCACAGACATGTAAAACGTGACATATGGATCCAGCACAAGGTGCTGTGTTTTTCATTTAGGAACCACCATTTAGTATAGCCTACTTATTCAGAAAAACACCTTAAATCTGAACTAAATAGAGTTATTCACAATTTAGTTGTTACCACAGAATAGTTGAAatgaagtaaacaaataaagaccacatttttttagcttcaaatttATTAATACTACTTCAAAAATAAGCCTGATAAACAGTAGCATTGAGATGTTCATAATAACCGCAATCTCTgttaatccactgtgtaaatgcCTTGCCCCAGAATCCCTCTCCTACTTGCAGACTCTGCGTAGTGGGCACCCATAGCTCTTTTCCGGGCTTCAGGATCTAGAAAGGTGTCCAAAGCTGGCCCTACctgcaaaacacaagacagacagtataaaataaaataaaaatgtactcttATATTTTATGCACTGGGATGTTGTCTGGGTAGGATGAGTGTTGGATGGTCCAGGCCCAGCACTACAGTGTGTTGTGATATACTGTACAAGAAGCAGAAAGACAGGGCAAAAGAATATGCAATCTCCAATATGATCTGGAAAGTAATTTTGAAAATAGAGTGAAAGGCTTATTTCAGTTTAATAACTAAACAATTGGAACAAAAAGTAGAGGGAAACATATAAGTGACAGGTAAGTAACATGAACACATTGTTGGAACATGGAAGACATACTGTATTGAGAAGTTTAGCTATAATAGAATAGTTATAGATTAAACAGACCCTTGTAAAAGgcagcatacagtatatgcctttCCTATGTTTTACGTTTCCCTGCTGAATCTAAACTGGAAGATAAAATGTATACTGACAGGAATTAAATAAATTTGAACTTGTTGGCACAGCGTATTTCTAATTTGAATAATGGCTCTAAACACCAGATCTGTCAGCCAGTGACTTTAAAATGAAactgataacactttacattaatgttccctttgttaaaggtttataaaggggttcatgcATGACTAATAAGCCCTTTACAGatacattataaataattgatatgGTGCTATAACAACATGCacaaaagggtgactttcatggaAAACCTGCAAAATAGTCAGTCATTTTaccttgcatgttataaatgcgtAATAATACTTATTTAACATTAGTGagattatagtgagattaaaatccCTCTTCTAATAAAGTATTATAAtctataataatatatttctgtttgtgACTATCAATTAgggcattcattttttttattaatataagtatgaataagtgtatttattaagcatttataacatgtaaatgaaaatgctcactatttgagaaatattgctagaaagtcatcatttttatccatgttgttataaatgcatattaatgatttataatgcatctgTAAATGACTTGTTAGTCATTAATAACCCCTATTATTAATTCTAAACAAAGGAAatgaatgtaaagtgttaccaatatatatatattttttagatgtttaATGTATTCCAAAGGCTAGTTTATGTTTATGGCGTAATTCAAATG
Encoded proteins:
- the LOC127424762 gene encoding barH-like 1 homeobox protein, which codes for MDVSTNGSSFGIESILSHRPNSPCVSKRECRSPAELSPRSDSDSDCSSPPSPRRNSVEDAVQRHARTLGLDSPLQISQQPRTVTSSFLIRDILADCKPLAACAPYSSHGQSAQDPEDCMDKLHSNSSSDSEYRVRDEADREISSSRDSPSSRLKKPRKARTAFSDHQLAQLERSFERQKYLSVQDRMELAASLNLSDTQVKTWYQNRRTKWKRQTAVGLELLAEAGNYSALQRMFPSPYFYPQSLVSNFEPGPGLYLYRGPSAPPPPVQRPLVPRILLHGLQGGGDPASLSGVIPRHTPR